GGCGGCAGCGGGCTTCATACATCCCAGCAGCGCCGACGACGATCAAATCTTCGCTGGCGATCAACCGTTGCGTGTGCTTAGCGGGATTACCGCACTGCATGCAGATAGCGAGCGTCTTGGTGATTTCGTCGGCGACGGCCAGCAATTCAGGCATGGGATGGAACGGGCGTCCCAGGTAGTCGGTGTCCAGGCCGGCGATGATCACGCGCTTGCCCATGTCCGCCAGGCGGACAACGAATTCCACCGTGCCTTCGCCCAGGAACTGGGCTTCATCAATGCCGATCACTTCGGTGCGCAAGTCCAGCTTGGACTCGACTTCCGCCGAGTTGCTGACGGATTCGGCGTGAATGCGGCCGTCGTCGTGCGACACAATATGGTCCGACGAATAACGCTGGTCAATCACCGGCTTGAAGATCTGCACCCGCTGGCGGGCGATCTCCGCGCGGCGCAAGCGGCGGATCAGTTCTTCACTCTTGCCGCTGAACATGGGACCGCAGACCACTTCAATCCAGCCAAGATTTCCCCGCATGGCATTCATCCCCGGCTTCCTCTGGTTAGAGTTTCTCGATTCAGGCTTCCTCGGATTGACGCTACGTCTTCGCAGGCGACTTCCCGTGCGAACGTGTGCCGCGCAAATTCATGGAAGGCGTCAAAGCTTGTGAACACTTCCGTGGCGCAGCCCAGGAGCCATCCGCTGATTTCCTCGACCGGAATGCCACAAATCAGATACACGGGAATTCCCAGCCGGTGGGCGAAGGTCAGTTCGCCCTGGGTGCCTGCGCCGCGTCCGGCGTGCTGGTCCCAGTAGCAGACGATGGCGTCACAGCGGTCCTGGATCAGGTCAAGATCGTAGGCAATAATCTTGCGGACGGTGGCCTGGAAACGCGGCAAGTCATCGGTCTTCCAGGCGCGAAAAGTCCGGGCCTCAGCGGCACTCAGGTTCTTCAGCTCGTCTTCCGCAGGGTCGTACACTTCATGACCCAGCGACTTGAGCGCCGGAGCAATTTCCGCGCGCCAGGCTTTGCCCAGGTCAGGCGAGTACTCGATGGAACCTGCGAGATAGAAAAGCATGAGTTGCAAGGATTGTCAGCGATAGCCGGGCGCGGCGTCAACGCAGATTTGGCGGAGTTTGGGACGGGTTTTCCAGAGGCGTGCACAATGTTTTCCGCAGTTGTTCAATTTTGGCAATTTTGGCAATCTGGCCTCAGTCCTGCCGCAGCGCCTTCAGCGGCTCAATGTTCATCGCGCGCCGTGCCGGGATGAACGACGCCAGCAGTCCAACAGCGCACAAGAAAGCCGACGCCACAGCCAGCGTCACCGGATCGGCCGGGCTCACATTCACCAGCATGACCTTGATGGCCATTCCCGCAAGCACGGCCAAGACCAAGCCAGCGGCCACGCCAATGCCAATCAGGAAGAATCCTTGGCGCAGCACCATCTTCATGATGCTGCTGCGGTCAGCGCCCAGCGCCATGCGGACGCCAATTTCATGCGTGCGCAACGCCGCAGCGTACGAAATTACTCCGTACACGCCCACCATCGCCAACATCAGCCCGACCATCCCCAGCGCGCCGGAGAAGCGTGTGGCCATGCGGAACAGGAACAATCCATTCACCCCTTGCAGGACGCTATCCATGCCCTGCAGGTCAACAATGGGCAGCGTGGGCGCCAACGCATGAATCTGCCGGACCAGTTCCGGTCCCATGGATTCAGGATCACCCGCGGTCCGCACCTGGATCGTGCTAATCAGCTCGTTCCCCTGTTCCATCGGCACGTAGAAAAACGGCGTGGGATCTTCCGCCGGGCCGGTGTATTTGCCCTGCTTGGTCAATCCCACGATTTCCATGAACGGGCCACCCGGGCCTTCCACGCTGAAGCGTTTGCCGATGGCGTCCTCATTGGGCCAGAACTTGTGGGCCATGGCTTCATTCACCACGGCAACGCGCGGCGCCTGGTCATTGTCCTGCTCGGTGAAGGTTCGCCCGCGCAGCAGAGGGACGCGCATGGTCTCAAAGTAATGCACGCCCACGGCGTTGTAACGGACCTGGGGCGCTGACTCCTTGCGGTCCGATGAGTGGCCTTCAATGTAAATATGGTCAGAGCTGCTGGAAACGCCCATGGGAACGCTGGAGGCAATCGCCGCCGACTGCACTCCGGGCACGCGCCGCAGGTTTTCTTCCAGCTCGCGGTAAAAGCGCCGTGCGCGCACTTTGTCGTAACTCAGAGTACGAGTATCAAAAGTGGCGTTCAGTACATGGCTGGGCTCAAATCCCAGATACACATGCTCGGCATTGCGCGCGCTGCGCACGAAAAGCCCGGTCACAACAAGCAAGATCAACGAACAGGCGACCTGGACCACTACCAGACCATTGCGGAGAAGGGAGCGGTTGGAGCCGGCTACCACGCCGCGGCTGCCTTCATTGAGCACCTGGTTCATGTCCGCGCGTGAAGCGCGCAGCGCCGGGGCCACGCCGACTAGGACTCCGGTGATCAGCGCCGCGGCGATGCCGCACACAAACACGCGCCAGTCAAAGGGGAAATCAAACAGCAGCGGACTGCCCAGAACGACAATGTGGATGTTGCCCAGCATGTGGCTGACCCAGGCGCCCAGCGCCATGCCCCCGATTCCGCCCAGCAAGGTGAGCAACGTGCTTTCGGTGATCATCTGCCGGACAAGGCGGGTGCGGGCGGCGCCCAGCGCGGCACGAATGGCCATCTCCCGGCCGCGCGCAGTGGAGCGGACCAGCACAATGTTGACCACGTTGGTGCAAGCCAGCAGCAGCACCACGCCCGCCAGCCCCATGAACACCGCGCCGGCAATCATCGTCCCGTTGGAGGGATCGGGCTCCGGACGGGCCTGCTTCTCCGGATAAATGCGGGCGCTGAGGTTCTTATTCTCAGGATACTGCTGCGCCAGGCGGCCCATCACCACGTCCAGTGAGCTTTGCGCTTCTTTCATGCTCACGCCGGGCTTAAGCACGCCGAAAACTCTCAGACCGCGCGTGTCGCGTTTGGTCCAGAAATCTTCGTTGTCGCTCCAGAGACTGCGAATTCCCATGGGCACGTAGGCCTGCATGTCAATCACGGAATAAAGCCCATGGAAGCCTTCCGGAGCCACGCCCAGCACGGTAGCGGAACGCCCGTTCATCCTGACCTGCTTGCCGACGATGCCGGGGTCGCCGCTAAACCGTTTCTTCCAATATCCGTAACTCAGCACGATGACCGGTTCGTGGCCGCGCTGTTCCGTCTCCGCGCCGTAGAGGAGCCGCCCCGCCGCCGGCTTGAGTCCCAGAGCGGAGAAGTAGTTGTCGCTCACGTGGCTGACCAGGATGGACTCGGCCTGGTTCTCATAGTCCACGGCGATCAGATTCAGGCTGTAAGCCAGCACGTCAGAAAACGCGGTGGCTTGCGCGCGGACGTCGCGGTAGTCCAGGTAAGAGAGTTCGTAGCCGGAATCCTGGCCACTGCCCTGCGCGGTAACGGTCTGACCCGCAATCACCGTGAGCCGGTCGGCGTTGGCCACCGGCAGTGGCCGGAGGAAAAGGCCGTTCAGCGTGCTGAAGATGGCGGTGTTCGCGCCGATGCCCAGCGCCAGAGTTAGCGCCGCCACCAGCGTGACCGTGGGGTTCTTCACCAGCATGCGGAGACCGAAACGTATGTCTTGAAGCAGGGTTTCCATGGGGCTCTTCCTCTCAGGGACTGATGATGCGGGTCGGGTGCCAACTTCACATGGCAATCACAATGCCAGGGTGAAACGAACGGACAAATGCCTCGCCTTGAAGCAGATATACGCAGGCTGTGGGAGTCCGGTTCCGACTTTTAATGTCCGATTCCGGACAGTGACGGAAGAAAACGAACGCCAAAGCCTGTGGAGCCATGGAGGAAGGAGGAAAGGAAGCTTGCCTAAGTCCTCTGCCCTATTTCAGCTTACAATCTCCCCAGACGCCGGCGAGAGATAAGTGCCGCTCCAAGTGGCCGGAGACGAGAATGGCGACGAGAGAACTTAGCCCCAACCACAAACGCGAAATGAAACGCCTCATCCGCAACACTCGGGCTTACTTCAACAAAACAAGATTTTACGCGCGCGGTCATTTCTTTCTCGACAAAGTGGTGCTGGCTCACGTCTCGAAAGGTCTCAGTGTAGCCGAAGCTGTCATGTGTCTCATTGATGCAGGTTTCCCGGAAGAAGCATTTGGCCTTTCGAGAACGATGGTAGAAGTTGCATTGAATTTGCGTTTCATCACAAACAAATACTCAGAAAGACGTGCAAAGAGATTCGTTGACTATATCGCCCGATGGAAAACGGAGCTGATGCGCAGAACGCTGAAACATATTTACATCGTGGATAGCACAGGCAAAAAAATACCGCGATACACCAAACCCCAGTTGCGAAAACTGATCACAGACTATAAGAAACTTGTGAGACTCGCGCGCAAATATCCTAAGCGTGTCACGTCTTGGGCGGGAAGAGGGGGTGTGTGGATGATGGCGAATGAACCGGATACCTACGAGACGTTGGAGGGTGTGCCATTCAAGTGGGAGTTCGATTACGACTGGATTTACTTTTGGACTTCCCAATATGTACACGGAACCGTGGTCAGTCTTGACAGTCATGCTGTGATGCCACTCGAGCCTTTTCTGATGACCGCAGCCCCAAAGCGTGGAAAACATACGGCAGGATTAGCGGCATTCAATGCTGGGATCTACCTGAACAAGATTCTGGTTATGGCGTTCCGTGCGCTTGGTCGTCCGTTTCATCCGGGTATAGCCGAGCCTTTAGGAAACCTGCTTACGGACATGAGTAAACGGGCGGCAACTTCATAGTAGGCGTTACGGCATGTGAATCAGCGGCGCAGGTGGCGGCTTTAGGTTATGTTTCGCAATGAGGTTCTTGCTCACGTCAGCCCATAACAGCGCAGCTTCCTCTCTCATTCGTACCAAATTGACGTCGAGATTCAAACGGGTGTTATAGTCCCGAAATAAAATAGCCTCCATTAGGGTGCAGAATTGCAACAGGAGAAAGATGGATTTCTCCCAAAAGTCAGGCGCAACACCTGTATATCTGATCTTGTATTCGACGTGCGTAGCCGTTTCTTGAATCTCGAAACGATCAATCAAGGCGTTTATGTTCGCGTGAGAACCCGTCTCGGACAAATCGCCCCATGCCTTGTGTAGTTCATCCAAACCTCTAAAGGCGTTCGTCTTCTTGTTGCGCTCGAATGCGTCTCTGAACGCCTCCAAATCCGGCCTTCCATCGTTCTTGCTGAGCCATACTTTCTGAAGTGTTGGGTCGGTTAGCATCGAATGTGCATGTGCAACGAATTCAATTCCGTCCCGCAGAATGGAGCGGGCCTCCGCCAGACATCCTGAGAATGCCAACTCAATCGCGATTCGCAGCTTGGCATGTGCATTTATATACAACAGCAAAGGGAACATTCGCTCAGGCGCCGAAGCAACGTTAAGATCTTCGAATCCTCGGAGCCAGATTCTATCTAGCAGCATGAAATACTTCCACATGCTCGGAAACTGCTGGATGCTTGCGAAGAAGTTATTTCGTCTGATTTTGTAATACTCAAGATATTCCTTAGAAATGCTCGCAATTTCAAAAGGAACGAGAAGGTCGCTATCTTGGGGAGTCCTATTTGTGTTGCCGCCCATGCCTCATTCTCAACCAGGCCGTGCAGAGAGCGCAACTTGGATTGCTCACCAAGCGATGACCCCTTGGCGCACGCGTCACGGAGGTACCACGTCTCGTCTTCGGCTAAGCGCTGAACGCTTACAGGTGGAAAAGGACATTGAACGGATTTCCGATTGACAAAGCGAACAAAATACGATATACTGATGTGGAAACTAATGAGTAGCGCCAAAGGCGAGGCGATTGCGTTCCACAATCGGATTTCTGGAACCCCGGCTGAAAGCCGGGTTTTTGCATTTAGGGGTTGTGGCCCTCAGCCTGTTCTTGGGTGACATTGGGTGAGCTTGGGTGTAATTGGGTGAAACAGGGGGGCAGGGGCGGGGGGGCGAAGAAATTGCCGAAATCGCCGGAATTGCCAAAATTGACAATTGAAAGGCCCGACAAACGTGGCGCGGCTTCCGAAATTGCACTTATCGCTGGGGATGACTTGAGCTAAGTCTATATTTTCCGGGGATGACCGGGGATGGGGAGGGGCACTTGAGATTGCGAAACAGATTTGCCACGGCCGACTTAAAACGCTAGGCTAGCCAGTTTGCCTCAAAGGGAGGAACCATGCCGTCACCCAAGATTTTGCGCACCGTGATCCTGATGTTACTGGTGTCTGCCACCGCATTGGCGCAGACCGAGACGAAAAAAGTCGCGCCCGGCAAAAAACCCGCCGCCGCGCCGGCGAAGTCCGCCAAAGCCGCTCCCACCGTGGCTGAAGCGGAAGCTTTCATGAAGAAAGCCGAGGCCACGCTCGACGATCTGGGCGTGCGCGCCGGCCGCGCATCGTGGGTGCAGGAGAACTTCATCACGGACGACACGGAAACCATGTCCGCCCAGGCGCAGGAGGTGCTTACCAAAGCCGTGACGGAATTGGCGCTCGCCGCCCGCCGCTTTGACGGCATGAAGCTGCCGCCCGACCTGGCGCGCAAATTCATGCTGCTGAAGCTCTCGCTCACCGCGCCTGCGCCGAACAATGATGCCGAGCGAAAAGAGCTGACTGAGATCGCCACCTGGCTCGACGGCACTTACGGCAAAGGCAAATACTGCAAGCCCGGCGCGGACGGCAAGGAAAAATGCCGGTCGCTGGGCGACCTGAGCCGCACGCTGGCCACCAGCACCAATCCGGACGAACTGCTGGACGCCTGGGTCGGCTGGCACAAGATCTCCGTACCTATGCGGCCCAAGTACGCGCGCTTTGTGCATCTCGCCAACCAGGGCGCGAAGGAACTTGGGTTCAAAGACACCAGCGTCATGTGGCGGTCCAATTACGACATGTCGCCGGAGCAGTTCAGCGCGGAGATGGAGCGGCTGTGGCGTCAGGTGGAGCCGTTTTACGTTTCCTTGCACACATACGTCCGCAAGCAACTGATCAAGAAGTACGGCAAGATCGCCGAGCGCCCGGACGGCATGATTCCGGCGCAGCTTCTGGGCAACATGTGGGCGCAAGAGTGGGGCAACGTTTACCCGATTGTCGCGCCGGCAAGCGGAGCACAGGGCTACGACCTGACGCAGCTTCTCAAAGACCACAAAGTGGACGAGCTGGGCATGGTCCACTACGGAGAAA
The Terriglobia bacterium genome window above contains:
- a CDS encoding thymidine kinase codes for the protein MNAMRGNLGWIEVVCGPMFSGKSEELIRRLRRAEIARQRVQIFKPVIDQRYSSDHIVSHDDGRIHAESVSNSAEVESKLDLRTEVIGIDEAQFLGEGTVEFVVRLADMGKRVIIAGLDTDYLGRPFHPMPELLAVADEITKTLAICMQCGNPAKHTQRLIASEDLIVVGAAGMYEARCRRCFEPDLAAKEAEKKKKAHLATAG
- a CDS encoding nucleoside 2-deoxyribosyltransferase, translating into MLFYLAGSIEYSPDLGKAWRAEIAPALKSLGHEVYDPAEDELKNLSAAEARTFRAWKTDDLPRFQATVRKIIAYDLDLIQDRCDAIVCYWDQHAGRGAGTQGELTFAHRLGIPVYLICGIPVEEISGWLLGCATEVFTSFDAFHEFARHTFAREVACEDVASIRGSLNRETLTRGSRG
- a CDS encoding ABC transporter permease; the encoded protein is METLLQDIRFGLRMLVKNPTVTLVAALTLALGIGANTAIFSTLNGLFLRPLPVANADRLTVIAGQTVTAQGSGQDSGYELSYLDYRDVRAQATAFSDVLAYSLNLIAVDYENQAESILVSHVSDNYFSALGLKPAAGRLLYGAETEQRGHEPVIVLSYGYWKKRFSGDPGIVGKQVRMNGRSATVLGVAPEGFHGLYSVIDMQAYVPMGIRSLWSDNEDFWTKRDTRGLRVFGVLKPGVSMKEAQSSLDVVMGRLAQQYPENKNLSARIYPEKQARPEPDPSNGTMIAGAVFMGLAGVVLLLACTNVVNIVLVRSTARGREMAIRAALGAARTRLVRQMITESTLLTLLGGIGGMALGAWVSHMLGNIHIVVLGSPLLFDFPFDWRVFVCGIAAALITGVLVGVAPALRASRADMNQVLNEGSRGVVAGSNRSLLRNGLVVVQVACSLILLVVTGLFVRSARNAEHVYLGFEPSHVLNATFDTRTLSYDKVRARRFYRELEENLRRVPGVQSAAIASSVPMGVSSSSDHIYIEGHSSDRKESAPQVRYNAVGVHYFETMRVPLLRGRTFTEQDNDQAPRVAVVNEAMAHKFWPNEDAIGKRFSVEGPGGPFMEIVGLTKQGKYTGPAEDPTPFFYVPMEQGNELISTIQVRTAGDPESMGPELVRQIHALAPTLPIVDLQGMDSVLQGVNGLFLFRMATRFSGALGMVGLMLAMVGVYGVISYAAALRTHEIGVRMALGADRSSIMKMVLRQGFFLIGIGVAAGLVLAVLAGMAIKVMLVNVSPADPVTLAVASAFLCAVGLLASFIPARRAMNIEPLKALRQD
- a CDS encoding DUF5677 domain-containing protein, with translation MATRELSPNHKREMKRLIRNTRAYFNKTRFYARGHFFLDKVVLAHVSKGLSVAEAVMCLIDAGFPEEAFGLSRTMVEVALNLRFITNKYSERRAKRFVDYIARWKTELMRRTLKHIYIVDSTGKKIPRYTKPQLRKLITDYKKLVRLARKYPKRVTSWAGRGGVWMMANEPDTYETLEGVPFKWEFDYDWIYFWTSQYVHGTVVSLDSHAVMPLEPFLMTAAPKRGKHTAGLAAFNAGIYLNKILVMAFRALGRPFHPGIAEPLGNLLTDMSKRAATS
- a CDS encoding M2 family metallopeptidase, with amino-acid sequence MPSPKILRTVILMLLVSATALAQTETKKVAPGKKPAAAPAKSAKAAPTVAEAEAFMKKAEATLDDLGVRAGRASWVQENFITDDTETMSAQAQEVLTKAVTELALAARRFDGMKLPPDLARKFMLLKLSLTAPAPNNDAERKELTEIATWLDGTYGKGKYCKPGADGKEKCRSLGDLSRTLATSTNPDELLDAWVGWHKISVPMRPKYARFVHLANQGAKELGFKDTSVMWRSNYDMSPEQFSAEMERLWRQVEPFYVSLHTYVRKQLIKKYGKIAERPDGMIPAQLLGNMWAQEWGNVYPIVAPASGAQGYDLTQLLKDHKVDELGMVHYGENFFKSLGFAPLPQTFWERSLFVKPKDRDVVCHASAWDVDNKDDLRLKMCIEVRDEDFVTIHHELGHNFYQRAYKNQPPLFEDSANDGFHEAVGDTIALSVTPEYLKEVGLLDAVPPESADTGYLLKMALDKIAFLPFGLLIDQWRWKVFSGEITPEQYNKAWWELKAKYQGVAPPVDRSEADFDPGAKYHIASNTPYARYFLARILQFQFHRALCQAAGIQGPLHRCSIYKNKAAGERLNKMLSMGKSKPWPDALEAISGQRQMDATAILDYFAPLKKWLDEQYQGEKPGWQGMDTPAETAPRHTSR